The genomic window TCTCCGGGCACCTGGCCCAGATTGGCCGGGACCTCTTGGACGTCGCCCAGACCGCCATCACCATGATCTATGTCCTCGAAGAGCAATACGACGTCGACCTGAAGAACGCCCTGGCTGAGCACATCGACAAGCTTCTCCGCAAAGGCTACCTCAAGCTGGACAAGGATTAGCCAGAGGCGGTCAAGCCACGCGTCGACTGAGGTCGAGCGGTAACAAGTTGACAGAATCCGCCCGACGGGGGTACAATCTTATGGGC from Bacillota bacterium includes these protein-coding regions:
- a CDS encoding nucleotide pyrophosphohydrolase produces the protein MQTKTISLPRLNNIRPSIDRTALKLMEETGELGSTITRWHEAGDPTLSGHLAQIGRDLLDVAQTAITMIYVLEEQYDVDLKNALAEHIDKLLRKGYLKLDKD